The following coding sequences are from one Ovis canadensis isolate MfBH-ARS-UI-01 breed Bighorn chromosome 7, ARS-UI_OviCan_v2, whole genome shotgun sequence window:
- the LOC138443987 gene encoding sorting nexin-12-like has product MEAGISAAVKTEQTHRHPHLLLIRITIMRPEAEEPLNPGGRGDRGSERRAEQEGTRCGAYRAGEPEQAPAFGLCPRSRSLLRKDVNAAVADTPRLYSTPGDLTAADGPGSDFLETAMFRPQTVGLGCARLAAGEVRMPTNRRTRRTEASCVQRRCSDCECLKNELQRDSKIVVPPLPGKALKRQLPIGGDEGIFEESLIEERRQGLQFINKTAGHALARNERCLHMFLQEEATDRNCPREGAPVGAPLTTCPLLSC; this is encoded by the exons ATGGAAGCAGGTATTTCGGCGGCAGTGAAAACAGAGCAGACACATCGGCATCCTCATCTGCTCTTGATCCGTATCACAATCAT GCGGCCGGAGGCTGAGGAGCCTCTGAACCCTGGAGGGAGAGGAGACCGAGGGAGTGAACGCCGAGCGGAGCAGGAGGGGACGCGCTGCGGGGCTTACCGAGCCGG AGAGCCAGAGCAGGCTCCTGCCTTCGGCCTCTGTCCCCGGTCCCGGTCTCTCCTTCGGAAAGACGTCAACGCGGCAGTAGCTGACACTCCGCGCCTTTACTCGACGCCGGGGGACCTGACGGCCGCTGACGGGCCTGGGAGTGACTTCCTGGAGACCGCCATGTTTCGTCCACAGACGGTGGGCCTGGGCTGCGCGCGCCTCGCCGCCGGCGAGGTTCGCATGCCCACCAATCGAAGGACTCGTCGAACTGAAGCATCCTGTGTACAACGGCGCTGCAGTGACTGTGAGTGCCTGAAAAATGAGCTGCAGCGAGACAGCAAGATTGTAGTACCACCACTCCCTGGGAAAGCCTTGAAGCGGCAGCTCCCTATCGGAGGAGATGAAGGGATCTTTGAGGAGTCTCTTATTGAAGAAAGGAGGCAGGGCCTGCAATTTATTAACAAAACTGCTGGGCACGCACTGGCTCGGAACGAACGCTGCCTACACATGTTCCTGCAGGAGGAGGCAACTGACAGGAACTGTCCCCGGGAAGGTGCGCCAGTAGGAGCCCCTCTCACCACTTGCCCTCTACTTTCCTGCTGA